Proteins found in one Ovis aries strain OAR_USU_Benz2616 breed Rambouillet chromosome 19, ARS-UI_Ramb_v3.0, whole genome shotgun sequence genomic segment:
- the TAFA1 gene encoding chemokine-like protein TAFA-1 isoform X1, whose product MVSPFNLYFSLLRRSSFLITIPSARLSSPVLVLGKAAFHFRLSFSPCTFSSTFSAPHPLPRPASDSQVRALGTSCALNLRILSSLALPAFHTHSFPSKSLSGFFPSARLPAAAWCSVYAFAFPCLCSRPGHPSWALRHCLPATPPRALLAAFLGSASWLGAGSKKRCCRPGSPVRAAGERTSLLNAATWAAPRRGVWRGLSLRQRPGVASGLQLPFPHPLGRGGMARGRWCPCRWVWKRLCGCCALVFLLHVYSETGSTTARVRGISAELEEKQTWILESPGYLQSVDDQSALEKKKEKKKTTSLSCYIVIQIT is encoded by the coding sequence ATGGTCTCACCCTTCAAtctgtatttttctctccttCGCCGCTCCAGCTTTCTCATTACTATTCCCTCAGCTCGACTGTCCTCACCCGTCCTGGTTCTCGGAAAGGCTGCCTTCCATTTTCGGCTTAGCTTCAGCCCTTGCACTTTTTCCTCCACCTTCAGcgcaccccatcccctcccccgccccgcgtCCGATAGCCAGGTCCGGGCTCTGGGGACCAGTTGCGCGCTCAACCTCCGGATCCTTAGTTCTCTAGCGCTGCCAGCTTTCCACACACACTCCTTCCCTTCCAAATCCCTCTCTGGCTTTTTCCCATCCGCCCGGCTTCCTGCAGCTGCGTGGTGCAGCGTCTATGCCTTTGCCTTTCCCTGCCTCTGCAGCCGGCCTGGGCACCCATCCTGGGCTCTTCGACACTGTCTTCCAGCAACGCCTCCCAGGGCGCTGCTTGCTGCTTTCCTGGGCTCTGCTTCCTGGCTGGGGGCGGGATCGAAAAAGCGCTGCTGCCGCCCAGGTTCTCCCGTGCGGGCTGCAGGCGAGCGCACCAGCCTGCTGAATGCTGCAACTTGGGCCGCCCCGAGAAGAGGGGTTTGGCGGGGCCTTAGCTTGAGGCAGAGGCCCGGGGTTGCCTCTGGGCTCCAGTtgccctttccccaccccctgGGTCGGGGAGGGATGGCGAGGGGGCGTTGGTGCCCCTGCAGGTGGGTATGGAAACGGCTTTGCGGATGCTGCGCGCTGGTATTTCTGCTCCACGTGTATTCTGAGACTGGATCTACCACTGCCAGAGTCCGAGGCATCAGTGCGGAGTTGGAGGAAAAACAAACGTGGATCTTGGAATCCCCAGGTTACCTCCAATCAGTAGATGACCAATctgctctggaaaaaaaaaaagaaaagaaaaaaacaacgtCTTTGAGTTGTTACATAGTCATACAAATAACGTGA